Genomic window (Saccharothrix australiensis):
GTTGGGAGACCTCTTCGGCCAGTCGCTCGTCGGACTCGTGCTCCGCGGCGATCCAGACCTCGCCCGCCTCCTCCAACACCTTCTTGCCCTGCGCATGGACCCCCGCCTCCAGGGCCGCTGCGGTGGCGGAGCCCTCGGGGCGGGTGCGGGCGCGTTCGCTCAGCTCGGCGAACAGCTCGTCGAAGGTCTTCACGGGTCCTGATCCTCGCATCCCCCGGACGGGCGCCGGCACCCGCCCCGAAAGTGCGTGCCCCGAAAACTTGCGGGAACCGCACTTTTCCAGTACCTTGATCGCATGGACGACCGAATGGGCTTGCGCGAGCGCAAGAAGCTGGAGACCCGCCAGGCGTTGAGCTGGGCGGCCCTCCGGCTGGCGGTCGAGCGCGGCCTGGAGAACGTCCTGGTGGAGGACATCGCCGCCGCGGCGGGCGTGTCACCACGCACCTTCAACAACTACTTCTCCAGCAAGGCCGAGGCGATCGCCTCCCGCCACGTCGACCGAGGGCGGGAGCTGGCGGAGCACGTCCGCCGGCGTCCCCGCACGGAGTCGTTGTGGGAGTCGATCCTGGAGGCGGCGCTGGCCCAGTACGACCAGGGCAGCCAGGTCCCGGACCCGGACTGGACCGCCGGCGTCCGGCTCATGACGAGCGAGCCCGCGCTGATCGGCGAGTTCCTCCGGGCCAGTTCGATGATGGAGGACGAGCTGGCCAGGGTGATCGCCGAGCGCACGGGCACCGAC
Coding sequences:
- a CDS encoding phosphoribosyl-ATP diphosphatase; the protein is MKTFDELFAELSERARTRPEGSATAAALEAGVHAQGKKVLEEAGEVWIAAEHESDERLAEEVSQLLYRVQVLMLGRGLTLEDVYKRL
- a CDS encoding TetR/AcrR family transcriptional regulator is translated as MDDRMGLRERKKLETRQALSWAALRLAVERGLENVLVEDIAAAAGVSPRTFNNYFSSKAEAIASRHVDRGRELAEHVRRRPRTESLWESILEAALAQYDQGSQVPDPDWTAGVRLMTSEPALIGEFLRASSMMEDELARVIAERTGTDVTTDIYPKLVAASVGAAIGVATDRWLAADPPVPLGPLVQDALTRVAAGLPEPSRA